In Streptomyces pluripotens, the genomic window TGGCGGCGGTCGCCCTCGGTGCCACCTTCGTCGAGCGCCACATCACCCTCGACCGCGCCATGTGGGGTTCCGACCAGGCCGCCTCCGTCGAACCGCAGGGCCTGACGCGTCTGGTCCGCGACATCCGCGCCATCGAGGCCTCCCTCGGTGACGGCGTCAAGAAGGTCTATGACTCCGAGTTGGGCCCGATGAAGAAGCTGCGCCGTGTCGCCGGCGTCGTCGCCGAGGCGGAGATCGCGGCGGCGGCGGGCGAGCCGGTCGCCGTCTGACCCGCGGCCCCTTGAGCCCCTTACGACGGGACGGTCGTACGCCGATGAGCCCCCGCGCCGGTCAGCCCGGCCAGCCTTCCTACACGCTCGCCTTCGTGGAGAGCCCGGTCCAACTGCTGAACGTACTGGAGTGGGCACATCTGCACGGCTTGCACGGCGCGGAGCCGGACACTTCCCCGTCCGTGCCCGCGCAGCTGCGCCGGACGGTGGTGAGCGCCCCGCCACCGTCCGGCGCGGAACTCATGGTCGTCGTCCTGTCCCCGACCGACCCCATGACCCGGGGCCAGTTGCGCCGCATGGCCGATCTGGCCCGGGACGAGGGGTACCGGGTGCGCTGGGAGGAGGCGCGGGGCGGCACGACCGCGCCCTTCCATACCATCGGCGGCTTGGCGGGCGCGCTGCGCCGGGCCGAGCGCATCGTCATGGGGGACCCGTTCTCCCGCTACGTACAACTGCTCCTGACCATCACCCGGGCCCGGGACCTGGTGGTGGTGGACGACGGCACGGCGACCATGGAATTCGTCGCCCAGCTGGCCCGTGGAGAACGCCTGGTCCGGTGGCACCGCAAGGGCGGTCGCCCCGGCCCCCGCGACCTGCTCTTCGCCCCGGTGTCCTCCTCCGCCCGCCGCCGGCTGACACCGAGCGCCCGCCGCCGGGTGGAGGTCTTCTCCTCCATGCCGGTGACGGAAATCCCGGACGGCGTCACCGTCACGGCCAACGAGTTCACCTGGACCCGTGCCCGCTTCGGCCCGCCGCGCATCATCAAGGGCGCGGACATGGTCGGCACGTCCCTGGTGGAGACCGGCGTCGTGGACGGCGACCGCTATCTGTCGGCCGTGCGCGGCCTGGCCAGGACGCACGGTGCCACGCGCTACTTCGCCCACCGCCGCGAAGCCGTGGACAAGCTGCACCGTCTCGCCGCCCAGACCGGTCTGGAGATAGTCCGGCCCGACCTGCCCCTGGAACTGATCGCCCGCCGCGGCCCGATCGGCCGTACGGTCCTCAGCTTCCCGTCGACGGTGGTCCACACGCTGCCGTTGGCCCTTGCGGGCACGGGGGTCCGCGTCGCGGTGTGCGACGTTGATCCCAGCTGGCTCACGGAGACCGCCTCACCACGGGCCCAGGGCTTCTTGTCGGGGGTGACCGGGACGGCGCGGGACGTGCACCGGCTGGCGGCGGTGGGCCTAGCCTAGAACTCCCGGCAGACGACCTCGACAGCCTTGGAACGCGGTCGACCACCGAAGTGTCGGGCCCTGCACGCGAAGGGGTGCGGCAACCGCCGTGGATCGTGTACGAGAGGCCCGTGGACACGCCGGACACCTCGACGCGGCTCGCTGGACTCGCCCCGAGACAGCGAGGAAGAGCCGACGCGCCGCGGAACACACTGGCGCGCCGGGGTCATCCCGGGGTTCAGGGCGCAGGCTGACCTCCGCCACCCGGTTCGAACCCGGCCAGCATCTGCTCCAGCGCTTCCTGGTCCGGCCCCACGAACGCCGAGGCCCCGGCCACCGAAGCCAGTCTGTCCGTCATCGTGGCGGCCATCCCCGGGGCCGGCGGCAGATGTGTGGAGAGGACGAGCTCGGGCTCCCGGTCCCGTATTGGCTGGAAGCTGCCCCGGAACTTCTCGACATCCACGTTCTGCACCCACGGGCTGTCGACCGTGGCCCACAGCAACTGTGCGGCCCGCAGGTCCTCTTCGTCGACCGCACCGACATGATCGGCTTGCGCCAGTTCGGCGCTCAGCATCGGCCCACCGAAGCAGTCGGAGCTGAAGCAGACTCCCGTCCGGTCGTCGAAGAATCCGACCGTGCTCGGATTGTCGAACAGGGGTGGTCTGAACGCCGTGAGGGTACGGTCGCCGACGTCCAGGGACTGTCCCGGGTTGATCAGGTGGAGGCGGTCGAGCGGCAGTGGCCGTTCACAGGACATGAACCCCACGGACAGGAACGTGGTCACCACACGCGCCTCAGGCGCCGCGGCCAGCAGGTCGAAGATCCCACCCGTGTGATCCCGGTCCGGGTGGGTGAGCCAGATCCATCGCACGTCAGCGGGATCCAGCACGGATCCGACCACCTCCACGAAGTTCCGGTCGGGTAGCCCGAGCCCGCTGTCTACCACAACGGGCTGGGAGGCGAACAACACGAAGGCGTTCACCGGGAGGTGACCGATTCCCGGCACCTCAAGGCTGTCGTTCAGGACGCTGATGTCCGGGCGGACCCTGTGAATCGGCATGTCGCATCTCCCTGCCCCCCCGGGGATGGGTGATCGCGCCGCGGCCACATGTCCCATCGTCGCCGCTTCTCGCGAAGGCTGCATCCCGTACGCCACCAGGGCACGCACGGCGTAGAGGTACGCGCACCCTGTGACGCCGCTCGCCACGGGATCCACACGCTCGTAAGCGCACGGCGACCGCGACTCGGCGGCTCCGTCGCCGAAGGCGCCGGACAGCTGAAGTGCTCAGCAGCGGGCCGCCGGTAGCGAGCCGTCGGTGCCCTTGACGCTCACCGCTGCGGTGCCGTCCTCGCCGTCCGTGAACGCCGCCGTGCACACCAACTGCCGCACCGCGGAGGCTGTGAGCGGGTGGACCGGGAAGGAGACGAGCACGGACACCTCGCCGGGTGACCTCGTCGCGGTCAGGGGGCCCGGATGGCTGGGCAGCCCCGTGTGGAGGCCGGCCGTGCGCTCGGCCGGTGTCGGACCGGTGAACAGCATGGTGAGGACCTTCACGCCGGGTACCGGATCCGTCGGCTGGTCGATGTGGATATCCCGGGCCACCGGCATGAGTTTGTCCTTCGAGGAGAGGAAGAAGAGCAGAACCCGCCCCGTGGAGGCGGGGACGACCGCGACGGTGGCGGGTCCGCCGGCCTGGACGACGCCGGTGCCGCGCACGCCGCAGCCGGTCACCAGTACGGCTGCCGAGGCGCAGGCCGAGAGGGACCGGGCCGCCCTGGAGAGGGCACGTCTCACGCCGTGGCCTCCGCGCACCGCAGGGGTATCTCCACGGTGAGGACGGCTCCGCCTTCGGGAGAGTTCGCCGCGCGGACGGTGCCGCCGTGCAGGTGCACGTTCTCCAGGGTTATGGCGAGGCCGAGCCCACTGCCCTGCGACCGGCGGCGGGCCGCGTCCGCCTTGTAGAAGCGCTCGAAGATGTGCGGCAGCACGTCCGCGGGGATGCCGGGGCCGCTGTCCGCGACCTCGACGACGATCCGGGCCGCGGCCGCCGGGGGTACCGGGGCGGCAGAAGAAACGGACGCCGGTGCAGCCGCCGCGCCCGCCGGTGACGCCGGGGGTGCGGTGGTGCGCGGCGTCACGCTCAGACGCACCCGGACGGGCGGGGCGCCGTGGCGGAGGGCGTTGGCCACCAGGTTGGCTACGACGACGTCGAAGCGGCGGGGGTCCAGCCGGGCCCGGATGCCGTCGGGCAGGTCGGTGACGACCTGCGCCGGGTCGGTCCACTGGCGGGCCGCCAGGGTCTTGCGGATGACCTGGGCGACGTCGACCTCGTCGGTGTTCAGCTCGGCCGCCCTGGCGTCGAAGCGGGAGATCTCCATCAAGTCCTCGACCAGGACGGCCAGTCTGCCGGTCTCCGTGCTGATCAGCCGGACGGCGGCCGCGGTGTCGGGGGCGAGGCGGGCGGCGTCCTCGTCCAGGACCTCGGTGACGGCGAGCATCCCGGCGAGCGGGGTGCGCAGCTCGTGGGAGACGTCGGAGGCGAAGCGGCGGGCGCGGGCCTCGGCATCTCTCAGTTCGCCGACGGTCCGCTCCAGTTCGACCGCGGACTCGTTGAACGTACGGGCCAGGTCCGAGAGTTCGTCGCCGCCCTTGACCTGGATACGGGTGTCCAGGCGGCCGCTGCCCATGTTCCGGGCGGCCCGGCGCAGGTCCCGTACCGGGCGCAGCACGCTGCGGGCCGCCAGCAGCGCGGGCACGAGGGCGAGCGCGAGTCCCGGCACCGCTCCGTCGCGGGCCGCGGTGACCATGGCCTGAACGCTTGCCTCCTCATCGGTCAGCGGCATCACGGCGTACAGCGTCAGGCCCGTGGGACGCGCGGCGGCCCCGGGCCATGGCCGGAACACGGTCGGCACGGCGATGGTCAACCACGGCCGGCCGTGTTCGTC contains:
- a CDS encoding MBL fold metallo-hydrolase; protein product: MPIHRVRPDISVLNDSLEVPGIGHLPVNAFVLFASQPVVVDSGLGLPDRNFVEVVGSVLDPADVRWIWLTHPDRDHTGGIFDLLAAAPEARVVTTFLSVGFMSCERPLPLDRLHLINPGQSLDVGDRTLTAFRPPLFDNPSTVGFFDDRTGVCFSSDCFGGPMLSAELAQADHVGAVDEEDLRAAQLLWATVDSPWVQNVDVEKFRGSFQPIRDREPELVLSTHLPPAPGMAATMTDRLASVAGASAFVGPDQEALEQMLAGFEPGGGGQPAP
- a CDS encoding sensor histidine kinase; its protein translation is MSHRKARAGLRTRLVLAFLLVAVVSAVSTAVLTYRAARTAILQQAQDTAVSSFRDRAQSLVVQLPVQPSVLQGQLRQMAREGKPHPWVVFAEYGSLRLSSGTRPVSTVITPALRRAALAHPRGSFQRVDEHGRPWLTIAVPTVFRPWPGAAARPTGLTLYAVMPLTDEEASVQAMVTAARDGAVPGLALALVPALLAARSVLRPVRDLRRAARNMGSGRLDTRIQVKGGDELSDLARTFNESAVELERTVGELRDAEARARRFASDVSHELRTPLAGMLAVTEVLDEDAARLAPDTAAAVRLISTETGRLAVLVEDLMEISRFDARAAELNTDEVDVAQVIRKTLAARQWTDPAQVVTDLPDGIRARLDPRRFDVVVANLVANALRHGAPPVRVRLSVTPRTTAPPASPAGAAAAPASVSSAAPVPPAAAARIVVEVADSGPGIPADVLPHIFERFYKADAARRRSQGSGLGLAITLENVHLHGGTVRAANSPEGGAVLTVEIPLRCAEATA